From a single Paenibacillus sp. FSL R5-0345 genomic region:
- a CDS encoding sensor histidine kinase, with product MEFQADAIDRVIKNTIDVMESSKYQIFEILQVARDELAALNKELQRVMDETDETLKKVDKLELQYHRSRIRLTEVSRDFVRYSEKDIRIAYEKATELQLELMMTREREVYLRSRRDELQMRVRSVENSVERAESIGSQMSVVLEYLSGELGQVTRIVESAKNRQMIGLKIILAQEEERKRIAREIHDGPAQMLANLVLRTEIVERMLVKQEFGLVQDEVIDLKGQVRYSLEEMRKVIFNLRPMALDDLGLIPTLRKYVHDFEEKTKLRTTLETRGQEHRLSSAMEAAVYRLVQEALSNAAKHAYPSFVLVEITYQAQLIKIVIKDNGLGFNVQKLKNPQGNRESFGLVGMRERVELLEGRMEIISAENQGTTIVIHIPTNVEKGKE from the coding sequence GTGGAATTTCAAGCCGATGCGATTGATCGCGTCATTAAAAATACCATCGACGTGATGGAGAGCAGCAAGTATCAGATTTTTGAAATATTGCAGGTTGCACGTGATGAACTTGCTGCACTCAATAAAGAACTGCAGCGGGTCATGGACGAAACGGATGAGACATTAAAAAAAGTAGATAAGCTGGAGCTGCAGTATCACCGCTCCAGAATCCGGCTGACAGAGGTCAGCCGGGACTTTGTCCGCTACTCAGAGAAGGATATTCGTATAGCCTATGAGAAGGCTACGGAGCTACAGCTCGAACTCATGATGACGCGTGAGAGAGAGGTCTATCTTCGATCAAGACGTGATGAATTACAAATGCGAGTGCGCAGTGTCGAAAATTCTGTAGAACGTGCAGAGTCAATTGGTTCGCAAATGAGCGTAGTGCTCGAATATTTGTCGGGAGAACTAGGTCAGGTGACGAGAATTGTCGAATCTGCGAAGAACAGACAGATGATAGGACTCAAGATAATCCTGGCTCAAGAGGAAGAACGGAAGAGAATTGCCCGGGAAATTCATGATGGTCCTGCTCAAATGCTGGCGAATCTAGTCCTTAGGACGGAAATTGTAGAAAGAATGCTGGTAAAGCAGGAATTTGGGTTGGTGCAGGACGAAGTAATAGATTTGAAAGGACAGGTTCGATACAGCCTGGAAGAAATGCGTAAGGTCATCTTTAATTTACGACCGATGGCTCTCGATGATTTGGGATTAATTCCGACTTTGCGGAAATATGTGCATGATTTTGAGGAGAAGACGAAGCTGAGGACGACCTTGGAAACCAGAGGTCAGGAACATCGACTATCTTCAGCCATGGAGGCAGCGGTATACCGATTGGTCCAGGAAGCTCTGTCTAATGCAGCTAAACATGCCTACCCGAGTTTCGTATTGGTAGAGATTACTTACCAAGCGCAGTTAATTAAGATTGTGATTAAGGATAATGGATTAGGTTTTAATGTGCAGAAATTAAAGAATCCGCAGGGCAATCGTGAAAGCTTCGGGCTAGTTGGTATGCGGGAACGTGTAGAGCTGCTTGAAGGCAGAATGGAAATCATATCAGCCGAGAATCAGGGGACAACAATCGTGATCCACATTCCGACGAACGTGGAGAAAGGGAAGGAGTAA